The following are encoded in a window of SAR324 cluster bacterium genomic DNA:
- a CDS encoding AAA family ATPase — protein MLKPGVRNIAYGASDFEDIRQKNDYYVDKTRFIPVLEQNRYLFFIRPRRFGKSLWASILETYYDIAKKDQFEKFFNGLWVGEHPTEERNSYLILKFNFSAVRADMEWVEQSFEEYGIGVLNWFLRSYTSCFTEDSMREIQEISGFVSRLNRILQTCNKLNLPVYVIIDEYDNFANTILSTAGTQAYHSLTHGEGFFRNFFTVLKEGTSHSGSGLKRLFITGV, from the coding sequence ATGCTCAAACCCGGTGTTCGCAATATCGCTTACGGTGCGTCTGACTTTGAAGATATCCGTCAAAAAAATGACTATTACGTTGACAAAACCCGATTCATTCCCGTTCTTGAACAAAATCGCTATCTGTTTTTCATCCGTCCCCGCCGGTTCGGCAAGTCGTTGTGGGCCTCGATTCTGGAAACGTATTACGACATTGCCAAAAAAGACCAATTCGAGAAGTTTTTCAACGGACTCTGGGTTGGGGAACATCCCACGGAAGAACGGAATTCCTATCTGATTCTCAAATTCAATTTTTCCGCGGTCAGGGCCGATATGGAATGGGTTGAGCAAAGTTTTGAGGAATATGGGATTGGTGTTCTCAACTGGTTTTTAAGGAGCTACACTTCCTGTTTCACCGAAGATTCGATGCGGGAAATCCAGGAAATTTCCGGCTTCGTTTCCCGTCTCAACCGGATACTTCAGACATGCAATAAACTGAATTTGCCGGTGTATGTCATCATTGATGAATACGACAATTTTGCCAATACCATCCTCTCCACCGCCGGAACACAGGCCTATCATTCCCTCACGCATGGAGAAGGTTTTTTCCGGAATTTTTTCACGGTTCTCAAGGAAGGCACCAGTCACAGTGGTTCCGGACTCAAACGTCTGTTCATCACCGGCGTCT